Within the Microbacterium sp. 1S1 genome, the region CGCCGGCCACGTAGCGCCGGCGGGCACCGAGCAGCAGCGCCGCCGCGTGCGGGACCTGGGCGGAACGGCTCAGTTCCTCGAAGGTCTGCGCGAGCGTCCGCTGCTCGGTCTCGATGATCCGCGCCTGGATGCTCTCGGCGGAGAGGTTGGTCCGGATGCGCTCGCCGTAGCGGTCACGCGGAGAGACGAGGTCGCGATCCTCCTGGTCGTGGTCGTGGTCGTTCATGCCGTGCCCTCCCCGGGTGTCGCGCGGTAGACCGCCGTGTCCTCGTCGAGGCGTGCGGCCCCGACGAGGACCTCGCCGCGGCGGAACGCCGCGGTCATCGATCGCTCCAGATCCCGCCGCAGCACCGCACGCTCCTCGGCGTCGAGGGCGTCGGGGCGGGTGGGGATCGCGATCCAGGTGTCGCCGTCCGCCGTCACGGCTCGCCCCCCAGTCGTCCGGCCCGAGCATGGGCGGGACAGGGAGGGAGCCGGCGGACCGAGCGATCCGCGCCGTCGAGGTCCCACGAGACCACCAGGCGGTCGGTGTCGGGGCGCGCGTAGTAGTCCCGCTCGTACGCGATGCCGACCGCACCGAGGGAGCTCAGGTTGAAATGCGCGTTCCGGGAGAGCAGCGGATCGAACGTCCATCGCATGCTCCGCTGTCCCCATCGCAGTGCCACGGCGCGCTGCGCGAGCTTGAGCGCCTGGCCGACGCCACGCCCCTGCTGCGCGGGGTCGACGGCGGCCGCCTGCGAGTAGTGGAAACAGGCGCCGTCCGCATCGCAGCCCGCGAAGCCGTAGGCGAAGCCGATCAGCGCACCCTCCTCGGTGAAGGCGCCGACCGCGGAGCCGCCGTTGCGGGCCAGCGCGGTGAGGAGGTTCGCGTTCAGCGCGTACTCGCTCTCCGTGTATGCGAAGACGCGGGCGTACAGCGCGGCCGCCGCTCGGAACTCGGCGTGCTGGGTGAGCTCGCGGCAGCCGTAGCCGACACCGGCGTCGGCAGCCACCGAAGGATGAGGCACGATACGTTTCCTAAGATCGAGGGGTCATGCTGCTCTGAGCGATGCTATCGGCGGGTTGCGAGGCGATCAAGGGGCAAGATACGGTTCGTAACCGTGACGACTTCTCCGAGAGTGCGCGGCGCGGACCATCCTTCCGACGACATCATCGCACTCGTCCGCGAACTCGTGCTGATCGAGACGCCGAGCCGCGACCGGGAAGCGAGCGCCCGGATCGCCGATCTGCTGTCCGCCTGGTTCGCCAGCATCGGCGGGCGCGTTCACCGCAGCACCCACGAGCTCGGAACCGACCTCGTCATCGACGTCCCCGGTACCGGAGAGCCGATCCTGCTCATCGGGCACACGGATACCGTGTGGCCGGTCGGAACGCTCGACGGCGACGTTCCGTGGGCAGAAGAGGGCGATGTCGTGCGCGGCCCCGGCTCCTATGACATGAAGGCCGGCATCGTCGTGATGCTGGAGACGCTGCGCCAGCTGCAACCCCTGCCGGTCGAACGGCGCCGCGCCGTACGGATCGTGCTGGTGTCGGACGAGGAGATCGGCTCGCCCGCATCCGGCCCCCTGCTCGCGGAACGAGCTCGGGGCACGGCCTGTGCCGTCGGGTTCGAATCCCCCCACCCCGACGGCGCTCTGAAGGTCGGCCGCCGCGGCAGCGCCCGCGTGCGCGTCGCCGTCACCGGACGCGCCGCCCATGCCGCGCTCGACCCGGAGCACGGCGTCTCGGCGATCGACGAGCTCGTGGACCAGCTCCTTCGGGTCCGCGAGATCGTCGCCGACCCGGATCTTCCGACCCCGGTGCTGTGCAACGTCGGCGTCATCGGAGGCGGAGCCCGCACCAACGTGGTTCCGGCGCACGCGGAGGCCGAGCTCGGACTCCGCTTCCTCGACTCCGCCGCCGAGGATCTCGTCCTCACCGCGCTCCGGGGCCTGACGCCCGTTCGACCCGGCGCCCGAGTCGAGGTCGACGTTCTCGGAGCGCGTCCCGCCTGGCAGGCCTCCGCGGCGGACGCCGCCTTCCTCGCCCGGATCGCCGGCGCCGGCGCCGCCGTCGGGCAGCACATCGACGGACGCCCTGCGGCCGGAGCGGGCGACACGAACCTCCTGGGCTCTCTGGGCCTCCCGACCGTCGACGGCTTCGGACCTCGGGGCGGCGGCGCACACGCGCGGGACGAGCATTTCCTGCGTTCCTCCCTGCACGAACGCATTGCCCTCCTGCGCGCCGTGCTCACCATCCCGGTGGAGTGACGATACGATTCCGGTTCCCGCGCTCACCCCGAATCACCGCGGGATACGTTCCGGATGTCTTGCCCGGCGATAGCTCGGTAGTTCAGGCCATGTCGATGCGCGCATCCTGGCATCCGCGTGTTTCCGCCGTGTTACACCTCCGCGACGACGGGATCCCTCTCCCGAGCGCGGGACTTTTCTTCGGCGATACGCATCGAATGTCTTGACCGCACGGCCGTCTTCCGCTTGCATGGTCAGCACCGACCCGGCTTCACTGTGGATCCGGGCGGCGCCCGAAGGGACCTTCCATGCGTCTTGCCCCCCGCTCCAGAACCGTGCGAAGTCTGACCGCCGCCGCGATCGCCTCCGCGCTCCTCGTCGCCGCTCCGGTCGGTGCCGCCCAGGCACAGTCCGTCAGCGCGGCCACCGAATCCCCGGCGTCCGAGACAACGCTGCGTATCGCCACCTCCGGATTCGTGGACACGTTCAACCCGTTCATCTCGATCTACCTCACGCCGACGAACATCATCCGATACGTCTACGAGTCGCTCGTCCAGAACGATGCCGAGGACGGCTCCCCCACGAAGGGCCTCGCCGACTCCTGGGAGGCGACGGACGGCGGGCAGACGTGGACCTTCACGCTCCAGGACGACCTCGTGTGGTCGGACGGCGAACCCATCACCTCGGCCGACGTGAAGTACACCTACGACCAGATGATGACGGTTCCCGCGCTGGGCACCGCCAACGGCAACCTCGTCTCGAACTTCGAGAAGGTCGAGGCCCCGGACGACAAGACCGTCGTCATCACCCTGAAGACCCCGCAGGCCCCGAACCCCGGCTCGGAGATCCCGATCGTGCCGAAGCACATCTGGGAGGAGGTCGACGACCCGACGACCTTCACCAACGACGCCGACGTCGTCGGCTCCGGCCCGTTCGTCCTGGACAGCTACTCGGCCAACCAGTCCATCGTGCTGAAGGCGAACGAGAACTTCTGGCGCGGCGCCCCCAAGATCGACGCGATCCAGTACGTGTACTACACGAACTCCGACGCTCAGGTGCAGGCGCTCAAGGCCGGCGACGTCGACCTCGTCACTGGGCTCACCCCGACCCAGTTCTCGGCACTCGACGGCGTCGACGGCATCACCACGCACTCCGGTGAGGGCCGCCGCTACCACTCGATCAGCATCAACGTCGGCCAGCAGACGCGCGACAACGTGCCCTACGGCACGGGCAACGCGGCACTGAAGGAGCTCGAGGTGCGCCAGGCGATCCGTCTCGGCACCGACACGGAGACCCTGCTCGACAAGGTCCTGGACGGCGAGGGCACTCTCGCGACCAGCTTCATTCCCGCATCGTTCCCGAAGTGGCACCTGTCCGACGACGACGTGATCGTCGGCTTCGACCCCGAGGCGGCGCAGGCGAAGCTGGACGAGGCCGGCTGGGTCCCGGGGGCGGACGGTATCCGCGAGAAGGACGGCCAGCGCCTCAGTCTGCGTCTGCTGACGGATGCGGACGACGCCAACGAGCAGTCCATCTCGGACTTCTTCGTGCCCTGGATGAAGGACATCGGCATCGAGATCACGGTCGAGTCCACCGACTCCGACACGATCAGCGCGAAGGCCACCTCCGGCGACTACGACCTGTACTTCAGCGGCTGGTCGGTCAACCCCGACCCCGACTACCAGCTCGGCATCAACACCTGCATGAACCTGCCGACCGCGACCGACGGCACCGGCGGCACCACGCAGGACGGGTACTGCAACCCGGAGTTCGACGAGATGTACGCCGAACAGCGCTCCGAGATCGACGAGGAGAAGCGCCAGGAGATCGTGCACGACATGCTCGCGCTGAACTACACCGACACGGCGCAGGTCGCGACCTGGTACGCCAACTCGCTCGAGGCGTACCGCTCCGACCGGTTCACGGGCTTCACCCTGCAGCCCAAGGACGGCGGCATCATCGCCAACCAGGCCGGCTACTGGGGCTACCTGACCGTCGAGCCGGTCGAGGGGGCGTCCGCCGGCGGCACCGGCACGAACACCGGACTCATCATCGGAGGCGTCGTGGTGGGGGTGGTCCTGATCGGAGGACTCATCTTCTTCCTGATCCGTCGCCGCAACATCGCCGACGTCGAATGAGCCCGGCGAGACGCCGCGGGCGGCGGGCCCCCCCCCCCGCGGCGTCTCCCGCTCCGCTGTAAGGAGTCCCCCATGTCCAACGCGGTACCCCCGTCCACCTCCGCCATCGCCACGAGCGCTGCGGCCGAGGAGCAACCCCAGGGCGTCGGCGCCCTCCGGTACTTCCTGGTCAAGCTCGGCGGCGCGGCGATCAGCCTGGCGATGGTGATCCTCCTCGGATTCTTCGCCTTCAAGATCCTGCCGGGAGATCCCGTGGCGTCGATCGCCCGCGAACGCGGGATGAGCGCCGAGCAGGCCGACCAGCTGCGCGAGCAGCTCGGTCTGAACAAGCCGCTGTGGCAGCAGTTCCTCGACTACCTCGGCAACGTCTTCACCCTGAACTTCGGCACGAGCTACGTCTACCGCACCTCGGTGTCCGAGCTCATCGGCCAATACTTCTGGAACACGATCCTCCTCACCGGCACGGCGGCCGTCATCGCGATCGCCCTCGGCCTCTGGCTCGGACAGAAGGCCGCCTGGAAGCACGGCTCCACGTTCGATCGTCTCGTCTCCGGCACGTCGCTCGTGTTCTGGTCGGTGCCGACCTTCTGGCTGGCGCTGCTGCTCCTGATGATCTTCGGCGGCACGTTGCACTGGTTCCCGACCGGAGGCATGGTCTCGCCCAACCCGCCCACCGATCCGGTCGGCGCGGTCTTGGACGTGATCTCGCACATGGTGCTCCCGGTGATCACGATGGTCGCGGTCGTCTACGCGCAGTACCTGATGGTGATGCGCAGCTCGCTCCTCGAGGAGATGGGCGCCGACTACCTCACGACCGCGCGGGCCAAGGGCCTCCGGGAAGACCTCGTCCGACGCCGGCACGCCGTCCCCAACGCCCTGCTGCCGACCGTGACACTCGTCTTCATGCACATCGGCGGCCTGATCGCCGGCGCGGTCACCGTGGAGACGGTGTTCTCCTGGCCCGGCCTCGGGAAGCTGACCTTCGAGGCCATCTCCGGACCCGACCTCCCGCTCCTGCAGGGCACCTTCGTGGTGTTCTCCACCATCATCATCGCGATGAACCTCGTCGCGGACCTCATCTACCGGCAGCTCGACCCGAGGGTGAGGCGCGCATGACCATGGCATCCCCGACCACCCGTTCCCCCCGCGCCCTGGCGTGGCATCGCCGCGGCACGGCTTTCGCCGACTTCTGCCGGCAGTTCGCCCAGCACCGGGCGGGCATGGTGGGCCTCGTCTTCCTCGTGATCGTGGCTCTCATCGCGATCCTCGCGCCCGTCATCGCCCCCGCCAGCATGCTCGACGTCACGAAGCTCGTCGACGTGCAGCGCTTCGCCCCGCCGTCCTGGGAGCATCCCCTCGGAACCGACCATCAGGGTCGCGAGATCTGGGTCCGCATGGTGTGGGGCGCCCGGGTGTCCCTGCTCGTCGGTCTCGCCGCCACGGCGATGTCGATGATCATCGGCACCCTCGTCGGCCTCTCGGCGGGCCACTTCACCGGATTCTTCGGCGGGCTGATGATGCGCATCATCGACTTCTTCCTCGTGCTGCCGTCGCTGATCCTCGCGATCGTGCTGTCGTCGGTGCTGAGCCGCGGCGTCTGGACGATCATCATCGCGATCGGCCTGACCTCGTGGGCCGGCACCGCCCGCGTCGTCCGCGCGCAAACCCTCTCGGTGGAGTCGCGCGACTACATCGAACGCTCGCGGGCGCTGGGCGCCGGGCACTGGCACATCATCATGAAGCACCTCCTCCCCGGGGTGCTGCCGCTCGTGCTCGCCAACACGACGCTGACGGTCGGCTCGGCGATCATCTCCGAATCCACGCTGGCGTTCCTCGGCCTCGGCGACACCACACTGCAGTCGTGGGGCTCGATCCTGAAGAACGCGATGGACGTCTCCGCGGCGACCAGCGGCTACTGGTGGTACGTGCTCGTGCCCGGCATCGCCATCGTCCTCGTCGTGCTGTCGTTCACCCTGATGGGTCGCGCCGTCGAGAACATCACCAACCCGACGCTGAGGAGCCGCTGAGATGCCCGATCTGATCTTCGACGACGTCTCCATCACCTACCGCACCTCCGGCCGCTCCGGTCGGGACGAGGTGGCGGCCGTGCGCAACGTCTCGCTCACCCTCCCGGCAGGACAGACCCTCGGCATCGCCGGCGAATCCGGTTCCGGCAAGTCCACCCTCGCGATGAGCGTGCTGCGGCTCCTGCCGCGCAACGCGCGTCTCAGCGGTCGCGTGCTGCTCGGCGACCAGGACGTCGCGACGCTGTCCTTCGGGCAGCTGCGCACGGTGCGCTGGGCGCAGACGTCCATCGTGTTCCAGGGGGCGATGCACTCGCTGAATCCCGTCCGCACGGTCGGCTGGCAGCTCCTGGAAGCGTTGGAGCTGCATGCCTCCGAGAAGTGGAAGGGCGAGAAGGCGCGGAAGGAGCGGGTACGGGAGCTGCTCGACATCGTCGACCTGCCGCAGCAGAAGAGCGAGTCGTACCCGCACGAACTCTCCGGCGGTCAGAAGCAGCGCGTCATGATCGCCATGGCCCTCGCGTGCGACCCCGAGGTCATCATCGCGGACGAGCCGACGACAGCGCTGGACGTGATCGTGCAGAAGCAGATCCTCGACATGATCTCGCGTCTGGTGGCGGAGCGTGGCATCTCGATGCTCATGATCAGCCACGACCTTTCGGTGCTCGCCACCGCGTGCGACCGGATCGCCATCATGCGCGACGGCGAGCTCGTCGAGGTCGGCGAGAGCTACGCGGTCTGCACGACTCCCGAGCAGGCGTACACCCGTCAGCTCGCCGACGCCTTCCCCACGATCGGCGACCCGGCGTCGCGGATGGCCCCGGTGACCCGGCACGGTCGCGGCGCGGACGATGTGCCCGAGATCACGCACGGCGACGAGGTGCTGCTCGAGGCGCGCGGGGTCAACGTGACATACCGCTCCGGCGGGCGCCCCGTCCACGCCGTGCGCGATGTCGACCTCTCCGTCCGCAAGGGCGAGATCGTGGCGCTGGTCGGCCAATCCGGCTCGGGCAAGTCGACCCTCGCCCGCGCGCTGATGGGCTTGCAGCCCGCCGACCCCGGGTCGCAGATCCTCTTCGACGGCGCACCGATTCCCTCCAAGGGCCGCGACCTCGCGCGGTTCCGCTCCCAGGTGCAGCTCGTGCTGCAGGACCCGTGGGCGGCTCTGAACCCGAAGCACAGCGTTTACGAGTCCGTGGCCGAGGGGCTGCGCGTGCAGCGCTTCCCCGGCGACGAGCGCGAACGGGTGGCACAGAGTCTCGCCGACGCGGAGCTCACGCCTCCGGAGCGGTACTTCGGCGCCATCCCTCAGGAGCTCAGCGGCGGGCAGCGCCAACGGGTCGTCATCGCGGGTGCGCTCGCCGTACAGCCACAGATGCTCATCGCCGACGAGCCGGTCGCCTCGCTCGACGCCTCCGTACGCGGCGAGATCCTCGGCCTGATGCTGGAGCTGCGTCGCAGGCTGGGGCTCTCGGCCCTCGTCATCACGCACGACCTCGGCCTCGCCTGGAACATCGCCCACTCGGTCGCGGTGATGTACCACGGGCAGATCGTCGAGCACGGACCCACCGAAGAGGTGCTGCTGAACCCGCAGCACGAGTACACCAGGCACCTGCTGTCCGCGGCGCCGCGCATCGAGGAGAAGACGGCATGAGCGTCACGACGGAGGCGGCGGTGTCGCCGTATCTCGACACGGCTCCCCTGCAACCCGGCGACACGGTGGCGATCGTCTCGCCGTCGGGCCCGGGGAACGAGGAGAACACCCAGCGCGCGGTGGACTACTACGAGTCCTGGGGGCTGAAGGTCCGGGTCGGCGCGAACGTCCTCGCCCCGCATCCGCGAGCGTCCTACCTCGCGGGACCGGATGACCTCCGCCGCGCCGACCTCGTCGACGCCTGGCTCGACCCCGAGGTGGATGCCGTCGTGACGGCGCGCGGAGGCTACGGCGCCCTCCGGCTGCTCGACGGCATCGACTGGGCCGCCATGCGCCGCGGTGCGCTCCGCCGCGACGGACGACCCAAGCTGCTCACGGGCTCGTCGGACGTGACGGCGCTGCACGAGACCTGGCGGGCACACCTCGATGTCGCGACGCTGTTCTGTCCCATGGCCGGGAACAACGTCTTCCGCGACTCCGAACAGGTGCGCGACGACGTCCGCCGGTGGCTGTTCGAGCCCTGGCGCGGGCGGGAGCTCATCGGCCCGAAGACCGAGATCATGACGCCGGGCCGTGCCGAGGGGCGCTTCACAGGCGGGAACCTCAGCCTGCTGGCGGCGGGTCTGGGCGCACCGGAGGCCGACGTCCCCGCGCCCGGCATCCTCTTCCTGGAGGACATCACGGAGGAGCCGTACCGCCTCGACAGCTTCGTGACGCAGCTCCGGCGCGCGGGTCGTCTCGCGCAGGCGACCGGAGTCGTCCTGGGATCCTGGCACGAGTGCGGCGATCTCGAGCTCGTCCACGCACTGATGCGCGACGAGTTCCAGGGCGCCGGCGTCCCCGTGCTGTGGGAGCAGGGGTTCGGCCACGACCCTCACGCGCTGACCATCCCCCTGGGTGTCGACGGGGTGCTGGATGCGACCGGCGACGAGCCCCGCCTCACGGTGGGACTGCCCGCATGACCCCGCTCCCATCCCTCGACCCTCGCGTCACCTGGTCCGTCCGGGTGGTGGACGCCGAGACCGGCGCGATCCTCGCCGAGCACGACCCGCATACGCAGTGCGAGACCGCGAGCATCGGGAAGATCTTCCTGCTCCTCGAGGTCGCTCGACGGCTGGAGGCGGGAATGCTCGCACCGGACGACCGGATCACGATCCCCGACGAGCACCGCGTCGAGGACTCCGGGCTTCTCTACCGCATGCACGACCAGCACGTCACGGTGCACGATGCGGCGCTCCTCGTCGGTGCCGTGAGCGACAACCTCGCCACGAACGCCCTCATCCACCTCTGCGGACTGGAGGAAGTGCGGGCCGTGGCGCCGGCCCTCGGGTACCGCGACACCGCACTGCACGACTACATCCGCAACGAGCGCACCCCCGATCTGCCGTGGACGCCGTCGTTCGGCACCGCGGCGGAACTCTCGGACGTGATGCGCCGTCTGGGGACGGGCGACGCGTTCTCCCCCGGCGTGAGCGCCAGGGTGCTGGACTGGCTTGCCGCCGACACGGACACGTCGATGACCGCCGATGCCTTCCTCCTCGACCCGCTCGCCCACGTCGAGGCCGAGTACCAGGGCATGGTGCTGCGCCACAAGACCGGGAGTGTGAGCTTCGCCCGCGTGGACGTCGGGCTCCTGCGCGGACCGCAGGCGGCCGTCGCGTACGCGGTGGCGGCGAACTGGAAGGACTCTGCGGCCGATCTCCGCGCCCCCGTGCTCGACGGGATGCGGGCCGTCGGCGAGCTCATCCGTGCGCACGTGACCGGGCGAGCGAGGGATGAGGCGGACGCATGAGCACCATCGACGTCGACCTCCCGGACGACAACGGCACCGTGTGGTCGGTCCTCGTCCAGGACATCGACTCCGGCGAGGTGCTGCGGGAGCACCACCCCGAAACCGTGATGGACACCGCGAGCATCGGCAAGATCTTCCTCCTGCACCGGCTCCTCACCGAGGTCGACGCCGGCACGCGCACGCTCGAGGAGCGCGTCACGCGACGGCCGGCCGAAGCGATCGAGGACTCTGGCCTCTGGTACCTGTTGCAGACCTCCGAGCTGTCGCTCTACGACGTGGCCGCGCTCATCGGTGCGGTGAGCGACAACGCCGCGACCAACACGCTGGGCCGCGTCATCGGCATCCCGACCGTGCAGGAACACACCCGTGGCCTGGGCTACACGGCATCTGCGCTCGACGACATCGTGCGCTGGCCGATCCCGCCCGGCGCCCCGAAGACGCTGTCCCACGCGAACGCCGCGGAGCTCGTGCGCTTCATGTCGCGACTGGCCGACGGGACCGATCTCTCCCCCGCCTCGGCCGACACGCTGCGCCGCTGGCTCGGCGCCGGGATGGACCTGTCGATGGTCGCCGCGGCGTTCGACCTCGACCCCCTCGCACACTGGGGCTACGACCGTGGCGTCTGGCTGCTGAACAAGACCGGCACGATCTCCCGCGTCCGCGCCGACACCGGGATCGTGATGTCCCCCACCCGCCGGATCGCCTACGCCGTCTTGGCGAACTGGAACCGTGGCGCCGACGGACGCGGCCCCGTGCTGGCTGCCATGCGCCGCATCGGAGACGGCATCCACGCCGCGCTCACCGACTGATCACCGTTCACAACTCAGGAGTTCCGGCCGAGGGCGGCGCGACGCACCGCGCCCGGGGAAACAGCAGCACGGTCTCTCCTGAGTTGTGAACGCGGGTCAGACGGCTCCGGCTCGCGCCAGGCGCTCCCGCACCCGGTCGATCGGCACCGCCTGCGCCGTTCGCCCCTCGGGCCCCACCGTCGTCTCGGCGGCGAGCACGGAGTTGACCAACGCCTCCTCGGCCGCGTCCATCGTCGCGGCGAAGAGCGGCGAGAGCTCGTCGTCGGCCGTGGGGCCGTCCGCGGTCCGCTCGGCCACGGAGAAGGCGATCGCGTAGTCGCCGCTGCCCTGCGCATAGTCCGCCCCGACACCCCGCATGGCGAACACGGCGCGGTTGGCCACGCGGCCGAGCTGGCGGCCGTCGACCGGCGCGTCCGTCGCGACGACGATCATGCAGGAGTTGCCGACGGGCTGCGCCGGAGCGTCCGCGAGCAGCTCCTCCGCGGGCAGCGGGACGCCCGCGATCCGCAGCGTGCCGCTGAAGTTCGTCTGCACGAGCGCACCGACCGTGAACGGGTACCCCGCGACGGCGACGAGTCGGGACGCGGTGCCGATCCCGCCCTTGTACCCGAGGGCGACGGTTCCGGCGCCGGCGCCGACGCACCCTTCCGCGACCGGACCGGGAGCCGCAGCGGCCAGGGCCGTCGTCACCTGCTCCTCGCCCACCGCCCGCCGTCGGATGTCCGAGAGGAAGCCGTCGTTCGTCTCCCCCACCACCGGATTCAGCGTCGTCGTCCGCGCGTGCATCGGAGTCGCCAGCAGATGGCCGACGAGCGCGTCGGCGACACGGAACACCGACAGCGTCGATGTCAGCAGGATCGGCGTCTCCAGAGCCCCGAGCTCGCGGAGCTGAGTGGCGCCGACGAGCTTGCCGTAGCCGTTGCCGACCGACAGGTTCGCGGGCAGGCTGCGGCGCTCGGCACTGAGGGCGTCGGGCACGATCGCCGTCACACCCGTGTGTAGGCCGTCGCCGTGCAGCGTGGCATGGCCGACCCGCACGCCCGGGACGTCCGTGATGGCGTTCCCCGGGCCGCGCGCGAAGGCCCCGGACGGGACGCCGAGATCGGCGAGTCGGGGGCGGGGGCAAGGCGACGACGGCGATGTCATGCCTCGATCCTCCCAGCGGCCGGAGGGCGGGCGGCAGCGCCGCGCCGGAGGCACCCGCGGGGCGAGCACCCCGCTTCGCCGCTCGGTAGACTGGGCGGCACCACTCACACTCAGGCACGCTCACACAGTGCCGCATACATCGCTCGAGGAGACCTCCATGTCCGCCATTCCCGACAAGCCCGCACTCGAAGGTCTCGAAGCGAAATGGGACGCCGCCTGGGCGGAGCAGGGCACCTATCTGTTCGACCGCCTGCGCGCCGCCGAGCTGGGCCGGGAGGGCGTCTACTCGATCGACACCCCGCCGCCCACCGCCTCCGGCAGCCTCCACATCGGCCATGTGTTCTCCTACACGCACACCGACGTGAAGGCGCGGTACGAGCGGATGCGCGGCAAGACCGTGTTCTACCCGATGGGCTGGGACGACAACGGCCTTCCCACCGAGCGCCGCGTGCAGAACTACTACGGGGTCCGCTGCGATCCGTCGCTCCCCTACGACGCCGACTTCACCCCTCCCTTCGAGGGCGGCGACAACAAGTCGAGCCGGGCCGCCGACCAGCAGCCCATCAGCCGCCGCAACTTCATCGAGCTGTGCGAACGCCTCACGATCGAGGACGAGAAGCAGTTCGAGGCGCTGTTCCGTCAGCTCGGACTCAGCGTCGACTGGACACAGACCTACCGCACGATCTCCGACGACACGATCCGCCAGAGCCAGCTCGCGTTCCTCCGCAACCTCGAGCGCGGGGAGGCGTACCAGGCCCTCGCGCCGACGCTCTGGGACATCGACTTCCGCTCTGCGATCGCGCAGGCCGAGCTCGAGGACCGCGACCAGCAGGCCGCCTACCACACGATCGAGTTCCCCTTCGCGGACGGCTCCGGGTCCATCGCGATCGACACCACGCGGCCCGAGCTCCTCCCCGCGTGCATCGCGATCGTGACCCACCCCGAGGGTCCGCACAAGCACCTCATCGGGACGAAGGTCCGCACGCCGTACTTCGGCGCGGAGATCGAGATCCACGGGCACCACCTCGCCCAGCCGGACAAGGGCACCGGCGCCGCGATGGTCTGCACCTTCGGTGACGTCACCGACATCATCTGGTGGCGCGAGCTGCGCACCGCTGCCGGCCAGTCCCTGCCGAACATGACGACGATCGGCCTCGACGGCCGGTTCCTCCCGGAGGCCCCGGCGATCGTGGCCGACGCCGACGCACGCGCCTGGTACGCGGAGAACGTGGCGGGCAAGACCGTCTTCAGCGCCCGCAAGGCGATCGTGGAGAAGCTGCAGGAGACCGGCGACATGACGGCGGTCGGCAAGCCCTTCCAGCACGCCGTGAAGTTCTTCGAGAAGGGCGACCGCCCGCTCGAGATCGTCTCGACCCGTCAGTGGTACATCCGCAACGGAGCCAGGGACGGCGAGCTGCGCGATCAGCTCCTCGCGCACGGTACCGAGCTGGCGTGGCACCCCGACTTCATGCGTGTCCGCTACGAGAACTGGGTCGGCGGCCTCACGGGCGACTGGCTCGTGTCCCGGCAGCGGTTCTTCGGCGTGCCGATCCCGCTCTGGTACGCGCTGGATGAGAACGGTGAGCGCGATTACGACCGGGTGCTGACCCCGGACACCGCGACGCTGCCGATCGACCCGACGACGGATGTGCCGGCGGGCTACACCGAGGCCCAGCGCGGCGTGCCGGGCGGGTTCGACGCCGAGGCCGACATCCTCGACACCTGGGCGACCTCGTCCCTGACGCCGCAGCTCGCAGGCGGCTGGCAGCGCGACGAGGAGCTGTGGCAGCTCACGGCCCCGTTCGACCTGCGTCCGCAGGGGCAGGACATCATCCGCACCTGGCTCTTCTCGACCATGCTGCGCTCCACGCTCGAAGACGGCCGCGCCCCGTGGAAGAACGCCGCCATCTCCGGCTTCATCGTCGACCCCGACCGCAAGAAGATGTCGAAGTCGAAGGGCAACGTGGTCACCCCTGCTGACGTGCTCGACGCCCACGGCT harbors:
- the valS gene encoding valine--tRNA ligase; amino-acid sequence: MSAIPDKPALEGLEAKWDAAWAEQGTYLFDRLRAAELGREGVYSIDTPPPTASGSLHIGHVFSYTHTDVKARYERMRGKTVFYPMGWDDNGLPTERRVQNYYGVRCDPSLPYDADFTPPFEGGDNKSSRAADQQPISRRNFIELCERLTIEDEKQFEALFRQLGLSVDWTQTYRTISDDTIRQSQLAFLRNLERGEAYQALAPTLWDIDFRSAIAQAELEDRDQQAAYHTIEFPFADGSGSIAIDTTRPELLPACIAIVTHPEGPHKHLIGTKVRTPYFGAEIEIHGHHLAQPDKGTGAAMVCTFGDVTDIIWWRELRTAAGQSLPNMTTIGLDGRFLPEAPAIVADADARAWYAENVAGKTVFSARKAIVEKLQETGDMTAVGKPFQHAVKFFEKGDRPLEIVSTRQWYIRNGARDGELRDQLLAHGTELAWHPDFMRVRYENWVGGLTGDWLVSRQRFFGVPIPLWYALDENGERDYDRVLTPDTATLPIDPTTDVPAGYTEAQRGVPGGFDAEADILDTWATSSLTPQLAGGWQRDEELWQLTAPFDLRPQGQDIIRTWLFSTMLRSTLEDGRAPWKNAAISGFIVDPDRKKMSKSKGNVVTPADVLDAHGSDAVRYWAASSRLGMDAAFDPQNPTQVKIGRRLAIKVLNAAKFVLSFPVPEGAQVTHALDASMLTALDGVVAEATAAFDRYDAARALELTEAFFWTFCDDYLELVKERAYNQNDVGQASAALALRLALSTLLRLLAPVLSFATEEAWSWFEEGSVHTAAWPEALGIEGDPAVLSAASEALIGIRRAKTEAKASQKTPVSRAAIAAPAAKVEALRAAADDLRAVGRIAELEITEAEEFAVTAIELAPVEAS